The nucleotide sequence CAAAAGAATCCAGTTAACTTGTCACACCCATAGGGCCATGTGGCTCTGTCTAGTGGTTTTCACGCATGAAAAACCTTCCTAGCCCGTCTGCGCCCCGCCCCTTCCCAGAGATGCTGACAGAGGCGGCTGCTGTAGCCCTGGCACCATTCAGTCTGTCGCCGCCTCCCCCTGACAGCGTCGCTCAGCACCTCCGCTCTGCCCCTCAGCTCTGCCGGTGGCTCCCGTTGGGGCTCGGTCCTCGGccgcttcctctgcctctcctgcctccgtCCGCGCGTGTTCCCTCGCCTCTGCCGCAAGCATAAGAAGGGGAAGTTGGGCGACGGTGAGCAGCTTCTCCGGGACAGAGACCGGGTCCCTCTCGGCGGGAGACAGGCGCCCTCCCGCGCAGCCCGCCCGGCCCAGCGAGCACGTTCTGCTTCCCACCAGGGTTCCTTCGGAAGCCACTCCGCGCCTCACCTGGCACCCCCCATCCCGGCTCGGGGTCGCGATGGAGCCCACGGCCGCCACCACGCTCACGGAGCGCTCGGGGCTCCAGTTCCTGCTGTTTCTCCTGCGGCTGCCGCGCGGGATCACGGCGGCGCCGGCCGGGTTGGTCGTGGGCGCGACGCGCGGCGGAGCAGGGACAGGTGAGTCCCGGGATCTTGGGAATCTTGTCGCCGGCTTGggccgccaccccaccccccatccccccccaagccgccgccgccgccgccgcccgcgggcTCCTTTCCTGCTCCGCGGAGTCCGCCGCCTGGAATTTGCCGCCCTGTGGAAAAGAGGAAGTTGGGCGACCACGGACTGCCCGGCTCTGGGCGATGGAGCTGGGGACTGGaggggggggggccggggggagggggagaggccgCATTGGGGAGTCCGCTGTCGCCCCCGCCTGCCCCCTCGGGGAGCAGGAGCCCAGCCCTGGAGCCCCGCCCTGCGTACAGGACAGGGCGATCCCACAGGGCCTGGACCCCGCACACCCCCGCGACTCTGCCACTGAAGCAACTTCTCCAGGagtccccacccccgcccctcccatgCTCCCCCTGGATATATTTTGTGGACCTTTTTGGGTTTTCCTGTTtggggagtttttgtttgttttgcttctattttataTCATTCTGACTTGTGCATTTCTCTGAGCCTTGTGATCCCTTCCGCTAGTCTGCTCAGAAAATTCTTGATAATCTAGTCCGTGCAACAGGGGACAGGCCTTTCTTCACTTTACCTGGACTCATCCTTGGAGCCCATTAGGGCCATCTCCTGGGCCCTATGGAATCCTGTGACCCATGGTCTTGAACTCTCCCTTCTCTGACTTTGGATTCTATCCTCACTGTCCCCCTAACCTGCCCCAGCTCCTCAGcagcaccaccccccacccacgcacccctcatCTTCCTACAGGACTCTTGCCTGCCTCCTGACAGTCCTGTGACATGCAGGCCTCCTCTGCTATGGCCAGGCTGGCCTGTGCCTGCACTGGGTAGAGTGACTGATGCAGCTTGTGGCCTGGTAGGTGCGGATTCCCATCTGGGGATATGTGGCTTCCTGCCAGGCAGAGGTATCCTGATCCTATCCCAAAAGGGGAAGGGCGCCAGCCTCTACACTAGGGTGAGCCTCTGTGCAGGGACAGTCCTTGCTCTGTCTTGCACACATTCTATTGCTGTCTCCTGGATGGCAGCGGGGTGCCTGCTGCTCTTTTTCTTCCAGCACCAAGTTCCACCTGTGTTTTTCCTTCCCAGATGCTCTCTCGCTTTCCTACAATTTCTCCATCACACCTCAGGCCAGGCCTGGACAACCGTGGTGTGAGATTCAAGGCCAGGTCAATGGAAACGAATTTCTTTACTGTGCCTGTGGAAGCAAGCGGGTCATACCCGTCGGTCCTTGGGGGATGCAGCTGAAGGACACAGCATTCTGGGACACACAGATGGAACCTCTGGAGGACCTGGGGGAAGAGCTCAGAAAGAAACTGCTGGACATCAAAGCAGAGATTGTCACTGAGAGCAGTAAGTTCGAAGgcccagggcagaaggagaacacTTTGGCACGGCTGGGGAGATATTGTGTTCATGTAAAACTTCAAAGTGGGTCCCAGCAGCCAGGGCAGACAAGGAGGCCAGAGCAGGACCAGGAGGGTGCAGGGGAGCGGAGGAGTGTGCAGTGGGTGGGGCAAAGGATTGGTCAACACCAGAGGCTGATTGGTCAAAACCAGAGGCTGATGTGTTTCCCCtggcggtgggtgggggcagaTTCTCTCACCCTGCAGGTCAGCCTGATGTGTGAGCGTGGGGCCCACGGACACAGCAGAGGATCCTGGCGGTTTGTCTTCACTGAACAGTTAACCTACCTCTTTGACCCGGAGAACAGAAAGTGGATACAGTTTCCTCCTGGAGGCCAACAGGTTAAGGACATGTTGGACGGCGACAGAGAGCTGACCGAGCTCCTCATGAAGATCGCAAACGGAGACTGTAAGAGATGGCTCCAGAAACTGCGGGAGCACAGCAATGAGATGCAGGAGACCACAGGTAACTAGAACACTGGATGGAGTGCTGGTTCTCTTGAAGAGATTGGCTGACCCCGCcatagtgtgtgtatgtgagaatgtgtgtgtgtgtgtgtgtgtgtgtgtgtgtgtgtgtgtgtgatgatgcATACCTGATGAGTTGTGCTTGGGAGTACAAGGGCCACTAGTGTGTCCTAGtgtccttcctttccctgctcacCTCCTGGCATCTCTCCCTACTGCACATACCTTTAGTTCTCTCTGGATTTCTTCCTGGCCCCAACCTGCAGGCCTCATTCTGTTTCCAGAGATTTACTTCTTACTGTTCCCTTTTCTGAGCctcattgttgttttttgtgtccCCTGGTCTGGTTCTTGAACTCCTTCAGTGCCAGTGAAATGTCAGCTCCTGACAAGATGTCTCTGTCATCATCCATACGTGTCCCCTCCTCTTCTGTCACAGCACGAGTGACTGTCTATACGGAAAGCCTTGCTTCCCCCATTAGCTATATGATCTGCATGAACCATCCACCACTTCCATCCTCAGGACCAGTCACAGCGGCTGCCACAAACATAGTGGCAGGAGGACATCTGGGCTGTAGGATTACATGAGGCAGCAGCTCCTAAAGACTCATGTCTCCAGTTTGGGGCCCCTGATCAGGGCTCTCactactgtgttttcatttcaggaGCACCGGCCACAACCCCACCTGTAGCTCTGGTCAAAGGCGCAGCCATCAGGCCAATCACTTCCGTCCTCCTTGTGGTCCTCACGCACTTAATCCTCCTTGTTGTCCAAGGCATGGTCCTTTGAATGACAGGTACTGTGGGCAGAACTGAGTCAGAAGTGAGAGGCAGATGGCCCGAGGTGAGCACAGAGAAATGCGAATGGCCAGCCCTTGTCCTTTTACTTGAACCTTCTCACCTGAACATGAGACTAGATGCATTGGACTATATTAGCTTCCCCCAAGAAAGAGACTCATCAGGAGCTGTTGATGTAGAGGTTGAGGTAGATAATTACTACAAGGGATTGGCTCACGACTAGGGGATCTGTTGGCTGGAGAAATAGGGAAGCTGGTGGTGGGCTTCCAGCGCAAACCCAAAGGCCTTAGATTCAGGATATCTGTGGTGTAGGTCTAGGTCCTGGTCCAAAGAACCAAACACCAAGAGTGCTAATGACCAATgctgagggcaggagaaggatGGCCCAGCCAAATTGAGAGCAAAGTCACCTTTCCTTCACCGTTTGTTCCATTCAGGCTCTCGTGGATTCGATGAGGACAGTCtcctttactcagtctactgattcaaatgctcaTGTCTTCCAGAAACACTCTCTAGACAGACCCCCAAAGAATGTTTTCCCAGCTATTGGGGGGCATCCCTTGGCCCATCAAGTTGACCTATAAAAGGAGCCGGGACCAATTTCTCACATGCTTGATAGCTGTTACCTGGACATGCTTAGCCTTGAGCTATGATAACGCCTCGCTAAGGCTGGTGGGAAAGCACAGGGCTCCCCCGACCCCAAACTTTACATCCTGTTTTTGCTAAAGGGATTGAGCAAAATCTGGCCTGGCTCAGACCAGCTATTCACcaggggaggggccaagggagggtGGAGTGCAGACAGTAGAAGCACCGGACATGGACTACACTCTGGTTTGCGGGAGAGCAGCAGGTGGCTGCACGTGATGTGTCCTAGGGATGGGGGACCTCTCCATGCTGCGTCCAGGAGAGGGGCCCATGTCTGAACCAAAGAAGAGGGGTGGGAAGGCCGTTGTCCACCCAACCAAAGACTGGCTTGCAGGGCTTTGCTCCCACACAACTCAGCTTGGGTGGTGGCAACTAAGACAGAGGACCCATGGGCGAGACTCTCCAGGATGAGATTCGAAGGCCAGAGCTCCAGAATACCCTGGGATACCTGGCTCAGTCATGGTGCTGTCACCTGTCAGCTAGCCtcctgcagagcccagagccccagccaGCTGAACCGCACCTGCCTTGAGCTGCACTGAGCTGCTGTTAGAATGGGATGCTGTCACCTGACCGGGCCAGGAAAGGGTGTGGCAGGGCAAGGACAGTCACACTCAGACCTTGTGTTCAGCTACCATGGGGAGGAGAGTCTGAAGACAGGGGAAGATGGATCTTTGCTTGTAACCTCCCCAAGGCTACAGGAACCAGGATCCAGGTCCCTTTCTGGGGAGGGCTCCCAGCCACTCTCTTAGGCCTTCTCACCTGGCCAGAGCGGGGCCAGGATCTGTGTCATGGGAACAGATGAATCATTGGTGGCTTTACTCTTGAGCCTAGGTGTTGAGTAGTAGGGCCTGGATCTGACTGTTTTGTGGTAATGAGGGAAGGGTTTGGCCAGGCTGCTGGACCCAGGGATTAGGTGTCCCAGGGTTGGGGGGTGCGGCTAGTGTCGGGTGATACTCGACCCTCGGTGGGGGCTGGGCTTTGAGCCAGGCAGTAACTGGGGAGGAAGAAGCCCAAGAAGATTGACCCAAGATTTTCTCAGCCACAGGAACAAGCTCCTGTTTCTCTGTTAGAAGCTGAAGTTGCTACAGAAGGCCTGAGGATCTCTCTCCTCCACTCGCTCTCCCTTCTGATGAGTGGCTTCTACCTGCTGTCCATGTCCACCAACGGGACGTACAATCCATGTGGCAAAGGCGGAATCCTCCAGTCCTCCAGGAGATCGTGATTATGGTGGAGATGGAGATTTCCCTGCCTTCATTCTCAGTCAGGATGATCCAGCTCTGCACTTTTTCATAACATGGATGCTCTGGTGCTAACTGTTGGGATTCCTGTACTTGACCTTCTAAGTGCCTGAACAAGAATTCTGAACAAAGGCAATATTTCCCAAGTTCTCCTTTGGTGTTGGAAATCAAACACTTGTCAATATCATGAGCTGCTCATTGTTGAAAGAATACTGTGTgaaggtgcgcctgggtggctcagtgggttaagttgctgccttcggctcaggtcatgatctcaggatcttgggatcaagtcccgcattgggctctctgctcagcagggggcctgcttccctttctctctctctgcctgcctctctgcctacttgtgatctctgtctgtccaataaataaaatcttttaaaaaaataaaaaaaataaaagttgagatgcccttcaaccgatgaatggataaagaagatgtggtccatatatatgtatataagggaatattactcagctgtcagaaaggatgaatgcccaacttttgcatcaacatggacgagactgaaggagattatgctgagtgaaataagtcaagcagagagagtcaattatcatatggtttcacttatttgtggagcataaggaataacatgaagaacattaggagaaggaaggggaaaatgaagggggggggaattggagggggagatgaaccatgggagactgtggactctgagaaccaGAAGGGGAATTTGTGGGGGGATTGGGTGAGCgagctggtgggtattaaggagggcacatatcacatggagtactgggtgttaaatgcatacagtgaatcatggagcactacatcaaaaactaatgatgtgctacttggtgactaacataactgcaaaatagtaataataaaaaaaaatttatcatggACAAAGGatctgtatccagaatatataaggagCTCCTACAAACACATTGGAACAAGTCTGGTTCTCCAAAGCTGCAGTACATGGCAAATAAGCCTATGAAAGGATTGAAAATCTcacaaataatcaagaaaactCTACTTGGAAGGACAATGGGAATGGAAAAAAGTggtaaaaggtacaaacttgcagGTATGAGACTCCTAAATTCTGGGGATTAATGTGCAGCATAGTGACAATAGCTAATATTACCAAActgggtattttttctttatctttttttgaaaCACAAATATCTATtagtttaatatattaaaaattcaaattctatcCAGCcaacttaaaatattatataaccaGAGCatatgaaaggggaaaaaaagccactGATTGGAAACTGAATCTTATCTAGAAAATTCAAGAGGAAACTTTTTATACATTCATATAATTCCAAGATTAACTAAATCCTGCCAGAACTATTTCCTAAAACACACCATCTTGTATTACGACAAATCTTTAATGTCATGttgcttaaaattttcattaaacttttaCTTATCAAATTTAGCCTAAAATTGGAAGCCAATTCCTCTCACATTTACATAATTCAGGTCAATTAGTGGCTTAATAAATATGGTATCTTGTTTACTGACTGATAtgagaaaatctgattttttttaaagatttttattttttatttgacagagatcacaagtaggcagagaggcaggcagagagaggaggaagcaggcacccttctgagcagagagcccgatgcggggctggatcccgagaccctgggatcacgacctgagctgtaggcagaggcttaaacccactgagctacccaggtgccccaaaaatctgattttttttattggaagccattattggggcgcctgggtggctcagtcccataagtatctgccttctgctcaggtgatgatcctgggatGCTGAGAGGCAAGGCTCCCAtcttggcctctgcctgcctcgtTCTCAGTGCTCAGCCTGCTCcccgctctccctctgtcacactCCTCATTGCCCCTACcctatcattctctctctcaaataaaaaaaatggaacagtCATTGAGTTTCTCTGAGTTGCTAGGTCCAGTAACACTGGTGTAAAAGCCATGTGCTCCTGGGACGGGGCAAAGCCCAGGACCACCCACAGGCAGCAGCACGCTCCGCTCTCCCTCGAGGAGGCAGAACACACAGCTCTCCTTGGGTGGTGGCAGCTAAGACAGAGGGCCCCTGGGAGAGGCTCTCCAGGATGAGATTTGAAGGCCAGAGCTCCAGGGTCCCCTGGGACACCTGGCTCAGCCCTGGTTCTCTCACCTGGCAGCTAGCCtcctgcagagcccagagccccagtCAGCTGAACTGCCCCTGCCTTGAGCAGAAGGGACCTCAAAATGCCTCAGGAGGGGGCACTGAGCTGCTGTTAGAATGGGACGCTCTCACCTGACTGAACCAGGAAAGGGTGTGGCAGGGCAAGAACAGTCACACTCAGACCTTGTGTTCAGCTACCAAGGTGAGGAGAGGCTGAAGACAAGGGAAGATGGATTTGTGTCTAAAAGCCTCCCCAAGGCTACAGAAACCAGGATCCAGGTCCCTCTCTTTGGGTAGGCCTCCCAGCTGCTCCTTTATGGCTTCTGATCCAAAGGGTGGATCAAGATCTAATTAAAGGGAACAGAGGATACATTCCTAGTTTtagtctgttttttaagattttatttatttgacagaggcccAGCAAAAGAGGGGGAGTGAGAGTTggagaaggagacttcccacttagcagagagcctgatgagatgcggggctcaatcctacgaccctgggatcatgacctgaagagaaggcagacgcttaagaactgagccatccagacaccccccTGGTTTTAATCTTGAGCCCcactttttggtttttgatgtaatgtcCACTAAGTCATGAGTTCCCTTTGGCAGAGCTCCATCTCTAGGAAATCTCTGTAGCCTCTTGGAGGTTGTATTATCATAGAGATTCTGGAGGAATATTATGTGTGATTTTGCTAGACACACTTGGATCTCTGTTAGCCAGAAATTATTTGTAGGTTATTTTGTGGCTTGGAAATTCCTGGATTGGCCAGGCAGAGTAAATTCTAAACTGAAAGCCAAGTAGGGATAGCATATAGTTATTAATTCTTAGGGGAGtcctgtatttgtttattttctttttacacacAGGACCCACGCCAAGACAGAGGAATGTGCCTGCTTTGTCCTTTTAAATTGCCTCCTTGTGCTCCCgagcatatttttttcctaacccACCTTTGTCCCATATCTCACCTATATGCCACCTCAGTTCCAGCTCCTCACCTTGATAAAGCTTAACCTCTGGTGCCTGAGTATGAATAAAATCTCAGCCTCTTGCGTCCCTTCCCTACCCTTCCACCACCCTCTGGGAAAAAACCACAGTGTCCACCCTTGGCTTATCGCTctgcttttcagttctttttttttttttttttttttaatgtttgccccttataaatttccctcttgtGTGAACTCAGTTGTGCTTATTAAAAAGGATTTATATATTCCTCTCACTTTGGAGATGGAGAGCCAAAACTCTGAACCTAAAATGTCCTACCTCTCACTTGAAGATGGGTAAATTCACCCTGAATCTTGACCAGTTAGGACACATAGGAATAGCAGCAATTGATGTTTTTCATGTGGTCTTATCCAAGGTAAACTCCAAGAGAATAAAATCTAAGCTGACCTGTCAGTGGGGTGGGCTCTATTATAGCAACATAAAGATAAACATTAgatttttcctctgtatttccccttctcttctccccacctaAGCAAGTAGCTTTGGGGGCCCTTTTCCTCAAGGGACAGAGTAGAATATAAAAAagacctctttcttttttccaaaatccTAAGCTCTGAGATAAAGGCCTAGACAGTGTCTTTAAGAAACATCAAGAGATTCCCCCCATACCTAGAGGGAGCCCACGGGGATGGTAATGAGTCAAAGAATTctcagaaaaatgtttattatacaCACTGCCACCTGAAATCTCTGTTTAGGATTCCTGTGATTCCGCCAGGGGTTTCTTCCCCTTTACCATTCTTCCTCTTCtaacctctcctcctcctctttttccagGGCATGTCCTTGACTACTCATACTATGGCACTGTTCTTTTACTTTCCAACCAATGGCAGCCCACAAATCCCACAGAAGATTAGCCCTGGCTTTGTGAAAAAATGAGCATCAGTTACAGTAAACTTGGACTCCATTGTGGAGTACCAGTGGCTGGTTTAATGTTTTCtaggaaaggaagcagagaggctaTTAAAATTGCAAAgatgaggggtccctgggtggctgagttgggagggcatctgactcttgagtttgggtggggtcatgatctcaaggtcatgagatcaagctccttgtcggctccacactgagcatggagcctgcttaagattctctctccccatcccactcacatgttctctctctctctctctctctctctctctctctctctctcgtaaaaaaataaataaataaataaattgctagATGAATCTTTTGGGCTCTGAATGGAGACCAAGAAGAATTCTCATAAAAAAGTAGAAAGGTAAGGAAGAATTCAAATAACATTGGATAAGAATGTTCTCCGAGCAGAAACCAAGCAGAAAGCAAGCACACACCATTGAGACAAGGTTTACTGTTACAaagagttaataaatattttgacagTAAGTAGAATGGATGGCATTCTCTgacaagattaatttttaaaggtgtTCAATATTgtgggattaaaaaataaaagaaaatgtaacaaaaacacaccaaaaatcagatgaactggaaaataaaatgatctaaTTCATTAAATACAATTGTAATTCAATATTTAGCACATGCCTGCtaataaagcaaaatatcttcatgaaaaatacatattactaGTTTTTTATTTGATGTCCATACTCCTTTTTATTACaggtaaatatatattcatctattGATCATTTCCACCCATAACTGCAGAAACCAGAGATGTAACTCTTATCATTCTTGCTGCTGTTCTTTGCTTGTTAGTTTGTAGGGAGGAGCAGGG is from Mustela erminea isolate mMusErm1 chromosome 4, mMusErm1.Pri, whole genome shotgun sequence and encodes:
- the LOC116588068 gene encoding UL16-binding protein 1-like, which produces MEPTAATTLTERSGLQFLLFLLRLPRGITAAPAGLVVGATRGGAGTDALSLSYNFSITPQARPGQPWCEIQGQVNGNEFLYCACGSKRVIPVGPWGMQLKDTAFWDTQMEPLEDLGEELRKKLLDIKAEIVTESNSLTLQVSLMCERGAHGHSRGSWRFVFTEQLTYLFDPENRKWIQFPPGGQQVKDMLDGDRELTELLMKIANGDCKRWLQKLREHSNEMQETTGAPATTPPVALVKGAAIRPITSVLLVVLTHLILLVVQGMVL